The Siniperca chuatsi isolate FFG_IHB_CAS linkage group LG7, ASM2008510v1, whole genome shotgun sequence genome includes a window with the following:
- the si:ch1073-145m9.1 gene encoding uncharacterized protein si:ch1073-145m9.1 isoform X1, with protein MQCAAVIARERRVAHQRADMRLDVLLYWPNVVGYIRIGLVFAAWTASETPAVFVCLYSVSIALDGVDGWLARRLDQSSRFGAWLDVVVDNLGRGMLWSLLFEWGWLVSALEWCVFVCNHNARGDHWKNNFTASPRFIQAIMANGFRTALGTWVVSGLHCLPLWLYGYRWGLLSHWLYLPPWIQALGTLLLAAGRLLALSAEIWCIWTHIEYLTADKPEEKKN; from the exons ATGCAGTGTGCTGCTGTGATCGCTAGAGAGCGCCGTGTCGCCCACCAGCGAGCCGACATGCGGCTGGACGTTCTGCTGTACTGGCCCAATGTGGTTG gATACATTAGGATCGGACTCGTGTTTGCTGCGTGGACTGCCTCCGAGACACCAGcagtctttgtctgtctctactCAGTCTCCATAGCACTTGACG GAGTGGACGGCTGGCTGGCGAGGAGGCTGGACCAGAGCTCCAGGTTTGGGGCCTGGCTGGATGTAGTGGTGGACAACCTGGGCAGAGGCATGCTGTGGAGCCTGCTGTTTGAG TGGGGTTGGCTGGTGTCTGCATTggagtggtgtgtgtttgtgtgtaaccACAATGCCAGAGGCGACCACTGGAAGAACAATTTCACCGCCAGCCCTCGATTCATACAAGCCATCATGGCAAACG GGTTTCGGACAGCTCTTGGCACATGGGTGGTGAGCGGGCTGCACTGCCTCCCGCTGTGGCTGTATGGGTATCGGTGGGGTTTACTGTCCCACTGGCTTTATCTGCCTCCCTGGATCCAGGCTCTGGGGACTCTGCTGCTGGCTGCGGGCCGCCTGCTGGCTCTGTCAGCGGAG ATATGGTGTATATGGACACACATTGAATACCTCACTGCAGACAAgccagaggagaaaaagaactGA
- the si:ch1073-145m9.1 gene encoding uncharacterized protein si:ch1073-145m9.1 isoform X2, producing MQCAAVIARERRVAHQRADMRLDVLLYWPNVVGVDGWLARRLDQSSRFGAWLDVVVDNLGRGMLWSLLFEWGWLVSALEWCVFVCNHNARGDHWKNNFTASPRFIQAIMANGFRTALGTWVVSGLHCLPLWLYGYRWGLLSHWLYLPPWIQALGTLLLAAGRLLALSAEIWCIWTHIEYLTADKPEEKKN from the exons ATGCAGTGTGCTGCTGTGATCGCTAGAGAGCGCCGTGTCGCCCACCAGCGAGCCGACATGCGGCTGGACGTTCTGCTGTACTGGCCCAATGTGGTTG GAGTGGACGGCTGGCTGGCGAGGAGGCTGGACCAGAGCTCCAGGTTTGGGGCCTGGCTGGATGTAGTGGTGGACAACCTGGGCAGAGGCATGCTGTGGAGCCTGCTGTTTGAG TGGGGTTGGCTGGTGTCTGCATTggagtggtgtgtgtttgtgtgtaaccACAATGCCAGAGGCGACCACTGGAAGAACAATTTCACCGCCAGCCCTCGATTCATACAAGCCATCATGGCAAACG GGTTTCGGACAGCTCTTGGCACATGGGTGGTGAGCGGGCTGCACTGCCTCCCGCTGTGGCTGTATGGGTATCGGTGGGGTTTACTGTCCCACTGGCTTTATCTGCCTCCCTGGATCCAGGCTCTGGGGACTCTGCTGCTGGCTGCGGGCCGCCTGCTGGCTCTGTCAGCGGAG ATATGGTGTATATGGACACACATTGAATACCTCACTGCAGACAAgccagaggagaaaaagaactGA